A stretch of Deinococcus malanensis DNA encodes these proteins:
- a CDS encoding transposase translates to MSKAREVYSPEFKQEAVKLVKTTGKSCAEVARDLGIPAHYVVRWRQQQEKQDQAGRPAFTGRGNAALSAQEARLKALERELEVTRQERDILKKALAFFAKQP, encoded by the coding sequence ATGTCCAAGGCCCGAGAAGTCTACTCGCCCGAATTCAAACAGGAAGCCGTCAAGCTCGTTAAAACAACCGGAAAAAGTTGTGCTGAAGTTGCCCGTGACCTGGGCATTCCCGCCCATTACGTCGTTCGTTGGCGACAACAGCAAGAGAAGCAGGATCAGGCGGGGCGCCCAGCCTTTACTGGGCGCGGCAACGCCGCGCTCAGTGCCCAGGAAGCTCGCCTGAAAGCGCTTGAACGCGAGCTGGAGGTCACCCGGCAGGAGCGGGACATTTTGAAAAAGGCGCTGGCCTTCTTCGCCAAACAGCCCTGA
- a CDS encoding S8 family peptidase, protein MNRFLRLSFPLLAITAVLSACSDLDTPDGKCTPVAQQEANVLPSVIPTPDWNAPHIAGRVLIVGDSGQLNAQKLGVLSGITTHALTPLVTLAFTPARTSDRGFAASLAAAGLRVQPDFHYRPLAMPNDPGFPGNTGITLAGTKYTQTYLNRIQAPQAWEYLQSCGKTPTAAVTAVLDSGVDASHLDLNGRLLPGQSFQGTPETTDETGHGTAVAGLIGASTNNAIGLAGVTWSGRNLVPIKIIDGTGGTTTAKLTQGLNAALARGAKVINMSVGTPGNPGDAALDAALNTAARSAVLIAAAGNTSNEGVYYPASNPNVIAVGAVGARNDVLACYSARPNDTVKRGLDLVAPGGAGRGRCPEATVEQDMLVLAPGNAYTHIAGTSEAAPLVSGVAALMRAANPDLSAAQTRTLLLSTANSSSGLPLLDATAAVRAALK, encoded by the coding sequence ATGAATCGTTTCCTGCGACTTAGCTTCCCCCTCCTTGCGATCACGGCGGTGCTGTCTGCCTGCTCAGACCTGGACACCCCGGACGGAAAGTGCACGCCAGTAGCCCAGCAAGAGGCTAACGTACTCCCTTCTGTCATTCCCACCCCTGACTGGAACGCTCCGCATATAGCAGGACGAGTTCTCATCGTCGGTGACAGCGGCCAGCTGAACGCGCAGAAACTTGGTGTCCTCAGCGGAATCACGACGCACGCACTCACTCCGCTCGTCACGCTTGCCTTCACGCCCGCCCGCACCAGTGACCGGGGGTTCGCAGCCTCGCTGGCTGCCGCGGGACTGCGTGTCCAGCCCGACTTCCACTACCGCCCGCTCGCGATGCCGAACGATCCGGGCTTCCCCGGCAACACCGGTATCACCTTGGCCGGCACGAAGTACACGCAGACGTACCTGAACCGCATCCAGGCGCCACAGGCGTGGGAATACCTGCAAAGCTGTGGCAAGACACCAACCGCGGCGGTCACGGCTGTGCTCGATTCAGGTGTCGATGCCAGCCACCTTGACCTGAACGGCAGGCTCCTCCCAGGGCAGTCTTTTCAGGGCACGCCTGAGACCACCGACGAGACAGGCCACGGCACAGCGGTCGCTGGTCTGATTGGTGCGTCCACCAACAATGCAATAGGCCTGGCTGGCGTGACGTGGAGTGGCCGGAATCTGGTGCCCATCAAAATCATCGACGGGACCGGCGGAACCACCACAGCCAAGCTCACGCAGGGCCTGAACGCCGCGCTCGCGCGCGGAGCGAAAGTCATCAACATGAGCGTAGGAACCCCTGGCAATCCCGGCGACGCCGCGCTGGACGCCGCGCTGAACACCGCGGCCAGAAGCGCGGTCCTGATCGCCGCCGCCGGGAACACCAGTAACGAGGGCGTGTACTACCCCGCCAGCAATCCGAACGTCATCGCTGTCGGTGCCGTCGGAGCACGGAACGACGTTCTGGCGTGCTACAGCGCCCGTCCGAACGATACGGTTAAAAGAGGTCTTGACCTGGTCGCTCCTGGTGGCGCGGGGAGGGGACGCTGCCCAGAAGCTACGGTTGAGCAGGACATGCTGGTGCTTGCTCCGGGCAACGCCTATACGCACATCGCCGGGACGAGTGAAGCCGCGCCACTGGTCAGCGGCGTGGCCGCCCTGATGCGCGCGGCCAACCCTGACCTCAGCGCTGCGCAAACCCGGACCCTGCTGCTGTCCACCGCGAACAGTTCCTCAGGCCTTCCGCTGCTGGATGCCACCGCGGCAGTCCGCGCTGCATTGAAGTAA